The genome window GCTCTTCcctttctggttttttttttgacactatTTAAGTTgatgttgttttacatttgtttttgttgtgttttattgtatggctgttACTTGTACCCacattttatgtcttaatttatttttgtatgttttttttatatctatttTATTGCCTACTGTgagcttttatgtctttttatttattctgtcttttatttattattcggCACATCACTGTGGTCCCCTGTGgtcattttaaagtgctttacaaacaacGTTGTATTGGATCAGTTTGAGTGTCTCTGTTTACAATTGAAACAATCTCTATGATTTTGCagcttctttttaaatgtgtatgtgttaaatgtttcttttgtccatataacaaagatattaaaaatgaatgattttggtgagtggacagaacaagacatAATTGGTAAACATAACATATTGATTGTTGTTTTGTATTGATGTCATGGAAATAATTTTTGGTTGCTGAAAGATATCAATATCTATAATAGCACACACAATATATGCAAATATATGACTGCTATTACATTTACTGTGTTCTCCATTGCAGTAATCAGTCCAGCAGCAGTGTCTGGCTCCCCAGCTTTAGCTAAAGGCCTGAGCAGCATTTCGTCTCTGGGCAGCATGGACAGTGGAGGTTCAGAGCCCATCACAGGTCAGTCAACACTACGCTGCCCTGATTTTCATTAACTTCTGTATTACAGGACAGTAGTTGCAGTGGGACTCACAAATGTCTCTGACTGTACCCAACACACATCTACCTACTTAAATAGCATTGATTCCACTACATTTTGGAATCTTTCATTTGAGAATCTGATCCATGTTGACAAACTTAAACAACATTGATGATggattactttaaaaaaaaaacaacaaaaaaaaaactaattcttGTGTCAGTGTGACTTAAACGGGACATTTAAAATTCATGTAAACTATAATGTGGTTGGTAGAATACTTTCAGTTGTACCAGAGCACAACTAGCAAGCCGCTGCTTTGGTGAAGAGACACAAAGTGCACCAAGCACCCGTAACTCTACAGTCTGAGAGCGTGTTCTCATTCAGGGATAATATTGTCAATGAAAGAGAGCCTCACTTAATTAATCTCAATCAAATTTGTGGCACATAAAAACTCTGGCAAATATTAGGTTATTTTGGGACATGCTCTGTTATGACATGAAACCAAccaatgtaacattattatgTTTTAGTTGAAAGCTGTTTgagcttcctcctcctgttgttAGTGATTTCAGGTTGTCCGGTCCTGTTCCTTCATACTCTACTGAGTGCTTTATTTTATGAATATTCTAATGCTAGAAACACCTTTTATAAggtaataattattaaaatagttaatCAAGTCATGAAAAATCTCACGTTTGTGGAGTATTAGGGGAGCAATGAGAGCAGTGCTGGTTGGGAGTTGTGCGTATTTATTTGAAGGAATTACAGGTGATTATATCATGTGACAGCCCTACCAGTAACTGCCAAGACTAACAACCCGAAAAGGGGTGTTGCGCCTCCTTGTGGACTGGATgtggacacacttcatttaaTAGTCCAATTTAACATGTAACAGATCTCACCCTCAGTGTTTTGCTCTGTTACTGCATCATGGAGCTGCTCCCACACACTGTCATCACCATCTGGTttcactgaccacacacacagagccacatcTTATATTTTTTGCGCTGCAGCTGTGCATTCACCTGTGAAGGTCATGCAATGCTGTtgtctctccctttttttctttaacactCTAGACCGCGCAAACGTCTGTCATTCATGCTCTGTTGCACATGAGAGCAAGTGGCATACATGTGCCCACGTGCAGCCGTGCTACTGCCACAGATTTAATTCATTCCATGGGAAACGCATTGTATCACATGAGTTTTGCAGATTTTCATGCTGTAGATGTCCAGTTTTACAATCATTGATGGTTTTTGACTGAAGTGCTCATATTTTGCCAATAAACTCTGTCCAGTCTGACTATTTTGGAGTTGGTGTatagaaatgagaaaataatagaaaatagCAGTCAATGATAATGTAATCTATTCCCTTATTCTGATGTTTGATGTGAGCACACACTAATGGTCATATGCATCACACTGCTGTCACATGATTGTTTGATTGGATAAATGCATGAGGAGTGAGCATAAAGGTGTACCTCCTTATCTCCTGAGTGTAAATGTACTTTGACCCGAGTGCTGCTGTTGTCTGTTCAGGAGAGAAGCGTAAACTTCCAGAGGCGTTGACTCTGGAAGATGCAAAGCGCATACGTGTGATGGGAGACATTCCTATGGAGCTGGTCAATGAAGTTATGATGACAATCACTGACCCTGCTGCTATGCTCGGACCAGAGGTAAGTCATGTTATCTCAGGTGGATTGTaaacacagtaaagaaaaaTCCGTTAAGAATTTTGACCCAGTAATCCTGACAGTGTTTACGTTATGTCTTTATCACTAGACGAATCTGCTCACACCAAATGCTGCTCGTGACGAGACTGCCAGGCTGGAGGAGAGGCGGGGCATTATAGAGTTCCACGTCATCGGAAACTCACTTTCCCAGAAGTCCAACAAGAAGATCCTGATGTGGCTGGTCGGCCTGCAGAACGTCTTCTCTCACCAGTTACCTCGAATGCCCAAAGAGTACATCACTCGACTGGTGTTTGACCCGTATGTAGATACTCTCACACCCAGTTTGTCAGACACGGTCAGATGCCTGTACTTTGTCCTGACATCTCTCACCTTCACAGGAAGCACAAGACCCTAGCCCTTATCAAAGATGGCCGCGTCATTGGAGGCATCTGTTTTAGGATGTTTCCCACTCAGGGCTTCACAGAGATAGTCTTCTGTGCCGTCACATCCAATGAGCAAGTTAAGGTACATAATGATCACATTTCAAATGGAATTTTTTCACATACACAATTATACATAGTTAAATGTGCAGCGACATACTCTCGCATCTGTCCAAGAACATTTAAATAGCTGTACTTAACACTTGTCCATTTGTAGCTGCTAAAATACACTAATTTCTGATTGATAATAACTGTTTTTACTATGATTATATTGTTACTGCTGTGGTTGTAGGTATTCTGCGGTTAGGTTGTCCAGCTGGTTATTTTTTAACATGATAACTGTGTGTTATCGCTATATGCAGCTTTTATGCTTCAATTCCTGACGTCCTGACGTCAGCAGTCACATTAATATGAAGATGCCTATTGTGAAAATGCAGTTCTTTATGTCACCTCCTGTCTGGTCTGTTAAATATAAGGGCTATGGTACCCACCTGATGAACCACCTGAAGGAGTACCACATCAAACACAGCATCCTCTTTTTCCTCACTTACGCTGACGAGTACGCCATTGGCTACTTCAAAAAGCAGGTAGTGCTGTCCTGACCCTGTCCATTACCCCTGTCATGTCCTCTCCTGTTATCTCATCCAGGCAGTAATTTGCGGTTTGCTTGCAGGGCTTTTCCAAAGAAATCAAAGTGCCGAAGAGTCGATACCTGGGATACATCAAAGACTACGAAGGAGCGACGCTCATGGAGTGTGAACTGAACCCGAGGATCCCCTACACTGAACTCTCTCACATTattaaaagacagaaagaggtcAGTGAGGCTGGAGCACTTTAatatatccccccccccccccccctttttctttttctttggtgatctgtgatttttttttatgacgtGAACTGTTTTATATCAGATCATCAAGAAGTTGATTGAGAGGAAGCAGAGCCAGATCAGAAAGGTTTACCCAGGTCTCACCTGCTTCAAAGAGGGAGTACGACAGATCCCAGTAGAGAGCATTCCAGGCATACGTAAGCATTTGCgttttttgtttaatgaagaaataatgtttttcaaatTGGAATCATCATATAATTAAGTCTTTTTGTATCCCCAGGAGAGACTGGCTGGAAACCAAGTAACAAGGACAAAGGGTAAGCACTGtctatgtttctttttttaatccatgcTGTGTTTAGATGCTTGTGTACATGACGTAATTATCAGCACCGTAAGCTGAAACCAGACTGATTTTTCCTGTTTATTCTTTCGCAGTGCTTAAAAATTAAGTTTACATTTACAACTGTGTCCTGATGTTAAAAGTCATTCATTCTGCTGCCACCCTCAGatttaaagttattatttttgctCTCTGATCATGTACAACCCCTAATCAACAAAGGTTATCTGTCAGTATTCATGTGCATGCTGTAGCACATTTAAAGTTTTGATGACTGGCTTTAAAAGGATCTAATCGAATAACAAAACCACCAAATTTATAATTATATCGGAAAATTAATGTGAACTCACTGAAGCTAAGAAAATGCATGAAAGCACAGTAGGAAAAATAGTTTCCAAGTCCAAAGGTCCAGCAGCATTTGTATagcagttttatttaaaatatgaattgaGATATTTATAGATGTTGTGCTAAAAATAACAGCATCAATGACGGCAATAGCCATTAATTATACATAACTCTATCCATGAGGactgagaggaaaaacacaaagtagaggggagagagagagaagttgcATCATGTGGTAAAGGATAATTGGTAATTATTgtgatttgaaatgtgttgtagGAAAGAGGTGAAGGACCCTGATGTGTTGTACAATATGCTAAAGAACCTTCTGGCCCAGATAAAGGTAAGAGTCACTTGTTGACAACAGAtggtaacagacacacacacacactgcaggagtAACAAGATGGAGGCTGAGGAGAACTTTATCTCATGTGCAGACTCATCCTGACGCCTGGCCCTTCATGGAACCAGTGAAGAAATCTGAAGCTCCAGATTACTACGAAATCATCCGATTTCCCATCGGTGAGCATGATTACACAGCATTTCATCCTCGCCCTGGTTATAGTCACCGCTTAAATCATGCAAGGTCATGATTTACTTCCGTATGTTGTTGCCACAGACCTGAAGACCATGACGGAGAGGCTGAAGAACAGATACTATGTGACCAAGAAGCTTTTCATCGCTGACCTGCAGCGAATCATCACCAACTGTCGTGAGTACAACCCACCAGACAGCGAGTACTGCAAGAGTGCCAACACCCTGGAGAAGTTCTTCTACTTCAAATTAAAAGACGGAGGCCTGATCGACAAATGAACTGGGCTACAGAATCACAGACAGACCAGGTGGGACAGTCACGgctgccacaaacacacacaccgagaTGAACAGGTCACAAAGGAAGCTATCACTGGTTGTTGCCATATCTGAGATAATAAAAGGTTATTAACAAACATCAACATGACGGTTGTTTGGAAACATCAGAGCCAGATGAGCGTCAACGTAAAAAATGgcattacattttctcttatacAGTTAGcttgtacttgttttttttttccttttcttttccagcACTCATAGTAAGTTAATAGTTCCTTATTAACACATGTGTCATTAAATGTAACCAAAGTTACCGGTCCAAGTTATAACGATATCACTCTTtcctcaaatatttatcacgaGAATCACCTCATTGTGTTGCATTTAATAACATCCGTTCATTCCGGTTTGCGTAGAACTTGTCACGCGAGTGTAGTGCAGAGTTGATTCACAGAAAACTGGACCTCGGGACCTAAAGCCACGTTGCCTTCCGTTACTGACAAACACTTGAACATCTCATCCATTTTAAAGACACAGAAGCAGGAGTGAAGTCAATTCAACACGTAATAATGAAAGACGAGCAGTCGTGTTGTTGGGGTTTCTCTTTTCATTCCAGTGagattaattatgaaaaaaaaaacagacttaacaataataagaaaagaaagaatggaAATCACTTCTCAGATTGTTGCCTTCAAGGAAACATGTTCATGTTCTACAGTTAAAAGTAACACATACTACAGTTTATGGACCATTCTCCACGGTTAGGCTTTTATTCCATGCTGTTAAACGCGAGGTCATACAATTGTGTAGCTTTCACCGCGCTTTCAGGCGAGTCTGTAGCTCCTGGCACTGGATTTTTTTCTCTAGTACACTCACTTCCACACATTATGCTAAAGTAGTCCGTCTCGTGTCTGGGCCACATTTGTGTTGTGGTCTCACAGGTTTACTGGATCGTTTGTGTCGTTAAGTCCCCaacgtggtggtggtggtggtgtagtagtagtggtggtgggcGGGAGGGGGAAGAAGCTAACTAAGTGGTCCTCATGTAGGTTTAGGGAAGAAGGAAAACGAGCTGTAGCGGGTGCTCATGCATGGTGAACAGTTTACAGTTAGCATTTACAGAAAATGTCGAGCCCTTTTGCCGTTGcagggtttttattttacattgttacagaGATTGTAAggcaacatttttttgtgtcaaacTGAGCACTTCCGGAGAGACATCCACACCGTCTATGGAAGCAGCTGTCCAGTGCTTTTTGAGCACGCTTATTGAATGTTTCACTgacacatacatatgtgtgtgcgtgtgttttgtttgtgcacaTGACTGagtgatggtgttttttttttttgttgtttttttttacttgaatcaTCACTAGCTTTGACTTACTGATGTGATGTCAGTGGTGCATTATTCAGGGTTGTCCGTTGTGTACTTCTTCCTCAAGTCTACCGATGCTGCATTTCAGATTTTCTTACAAAGTGAACTTTTCACCAGTTTGAGAAAGGCTACCGTCTCAACTTATGGTATACATGCCATTTACTGTAGCTATAATACTGTCcatgacattttttcttttctttttttttaatgtatcatTCTAAAATGTCTTGGTGATTTCTAAGCTGTTACCAATGCCACAGAAACAGGTAAACACAACAATGCAGTTATCAACATGAGTCACTTGAACTCGAGTCAGACGTGAGTTATGATTCTGGGGATTTGTGACTTGACAAAATAAACGACAAAACCAACGTGTGACTAATTTGTCatgattttaaactttaaactcacaacaggaaaaaaaaaaaaagtctgtttttatcAGGGCCGGGTTCAAAGTTTTGATTTTCTGATGCATACTACGCTTTATTTGAAATATCCAACatatatgtctgtgtgtatatatgtgtatgtatacatacatacagtatatgtatgtatgtatgtgtatatatatatatgtgtatatatgtatgtatatatatatgtatgtgtatatatatgtgtatgtatatatatgtgtatatatgtgtatatatatgtatatgtgtatatatacatatctatatatatatatatagatatgtatgtatatgtgtgtgtatatatgtgtgtgtgaaaaaaattacacatatatgtatgtatatatatatgtatttgtatgtatatatatatatgtatatgtatatatgtatgtgtatgtatatgtacatgtatatgtaatttttttgtttatccttGGATTGATCTATTAATATCTACCATTTCCTGTATCCTCTGCACAAATCTTGCGAGACAAGACCGTGATAGTCTTGCGTGACTCATGCTCTGGTGTCATGATTGTCCGCTCCAGAGGAGAGTTTAGTTTTGTCACTGATTTCTTCTCATGAGCAAAGGGGCCACAGACTCAGGCCAGGCTGTGCTctcagtgccctctgctggacaacttagTCATTGTTGTCAAACTGAGCTTCAAGAATGTGTAAGTTTGACCTCACTGTCGAGCTGCATTCTGTGgtcatattaaattaaatgtgcatTAATCCAACGACTTTAGGTTCCATTTTGAAACTAAACACGTTCTTAATGGTGCACGAGGTTAAGAAGACCCACATTTAAATTCTGTGAAAATCTTTCACAACATATCACATCGAATCCAGACCTTGTGAATTGGAATTGGGTCAATGTAGGAAATCAGCCGCAATACCCAGCTTTAGTATTTATGCACTGACCGGCAAATAAAAGTACTCCTATAATTGGTTTTGTCCCTACCACGGTGATGTTGGGTTTCATCAGTTCAGGTTTAGATtcagcaacattaaaaaaattaggTCCGCTGACCTAAATATACTGAATGATTAGGTTTTTCGGGACATGTCCCAAAAGATGACAATGTCAGGATTCATTGGGCTCAAATTGTGGAAGAATAGTTCAGTGAGCAtgagtcatcattttcacacatgggtTGGCCATGAGGATTTAACACGGCAAATACAACACAGGACAAggtgaaaaacaaatgcaactGTGTTGTTCTCCAACCAATTATAAGTAtgtataaaaaacatgttttcagggGCTAATCCAGAAATGAAATACTCACAGATGAACGGGCATACTGATCATGATAAAAAAGTTTTAGGAATATTACATCctattaaatgtgagtatttacTTCTGATTGTGCCACTTTATTAAGcgtttattaatttatttaaattttttaaaataaagttcaggctttgtgtgtcactgtgtattGAAGACTGAAGACTCATAACTTCagtatttttttctaattgtaAGATATTAGTATATAATGGGTAATAATATTTATGTTACACTTAACTGAAGTTACTGataattattttgtgtgtgattgatAATCCTGTATATAACCAGGTGCCTCAGACGCTTCATGTTGTCTTTCATGACTCTGGAGATGCACAAATAATGTTTGAATCAAGCTCATAtacaacatttagtttggaTGAGTGTCTGTTAAGTTCTGTCCTGTGAAACGATGACTTGCAGAAAACCACAGCCATGGGTATTTCCCACATTTCCCACTAATGCGCCTGTAAGTTTTGCTTTCCCGTTGTGAAGAAGCAGAACACATGGGGCCCAGTTAGGGAGCATACCACGCACATCTAACACCCTGAACCAACTCCTCAGCTGTTAGCCACTTGAACAGTAAATGACATtgataaatatacaaatatggCTTGAATATGACTTTCTAAATAACAGGGTTGTGAAAGAACTTGTTAATGTTCGTTTAGTTCAGGCCCGTTCTTGTCACTTCATTGTGATAACTATCTGTTGGTCCTCCAGAGCCTCCCTCAGTAGGGCCGATTTCCTGAGTTCAATGAGCTTTTAGTTTCGTTTTCCCTCCTCACAGCTGATCACAACACAGTTTAAAACCCCACCACCTGCACTGTGTGCTGAGAGTGGACAAGGAGAAGctgaacacaccacacacgTCTCCACATCTGACTGGTGAGTAAATAAAACTCGGATAAATGACAATCTCTGCTAGTTTTCGCTCAGATCGACTCAGATTGTGTGTGATCAAAACAACGTGTTTAACCCTTTCCTGCATTATTTGGACTCCATATTTCCATGTTGTGTTTTCCAACAGGACTAAAGTGGAGAATGGCAGACTTTGGACTTTACAATTATCAGGAGGAAGTGGTTGAGAGGGCTCTTCAGggagaaaacatcatcatctgGCTGCCGACAGGAGGTGGAAAGACACGAGCTGCTGTCTATGTGGCCAAGAAACACCTGGAAAACACACCGCAGGCTAAAGTGGTCGTCCTGGCAAACAAGGTATGCAGAATATGCAGCACTATGATCGTTTTTGTCCAGCAGCCAAATACAATGATTTTGTTGCAACACGGCAGACAAAACATGCAAACTGAGCTAAGAATGTTTCCTCATTTATCACCACATAACTCCTCTCACCTGCTGTGTACATCGTTTCTGCTCTTTTCCAAAACCTGGTGGACACTGTTCTCCCGGAGCCCCCAAAATCCTTTGTAAAGCCTCTGTTTTCCTGTCTTCTATAATTCAGGTTCACCTCGTAGAACAGCATTACACCAAAGAGTTCAAGCCTCATCTGGGCCATGACTACACCCTGGTTCCCGTCAGCGGAGAGAGCGAGGTGAAGGATTTCTTTGGGAAAGTGGTGCAGGAATCGGATGTGGTCATCTGCACAGCACAGATATTATATAACGCTATGATTAGCGAGGAGGAGCACAAACACATCGAGCTCTCGGGTCAGTGAACGTCCATTTTTAATAGTattgatggtgttgttgtgatgaCCCAGGTGAGCTGACTCTTCGTCGTTGCTTGCAGATATTACTCTACTGATAGTGGATGAATGTCACCACACCCACAAGGAGTCCGTCTACAATACGATCATGAGATGCTACGTGGAGAAGAAGTTGAAAGGAGAAGGTCCACTGCCACAGATCCTGGGTCTCACTGCGTCACCAGGGACAGGAGGCGCAAAGTCCCGGGTGAAGGCTGTTGATCACGTCCTGCAGGTTTGGGACTgtgtatttgtcatttattacCTGCAACAAGGAACTTGTGGTTTTGTCTGTTGATTCAATTTTGATGGTGATCCAGATGTAGACTCTGTGAAGTTTGCACTCTCTCATCTCCAACAAATGCTTATCGTATTTCTCTCAAGATTTGTGCCAACTTGGATTCAGCCATAGTTTCAACTAAAAACTGTGTCCCTGAGCTAAAGAAGAAGGTACCCAGACCCATCAAGACGTTTGACATAGTAGAGAGCAGGCCTGAGGTAATCACTCccctttttcaaaaataaaactcataCTTTTAAATTGACCCATTGTGATTCTCTCATGTCCAAATCGCAAAAGTtgcaaaaatgacatcaaatcTTGAACTGACACAGACAGTGGCTTGTTTCTTTTAGGATCCATTTGGGGATCGTCTG of Solea solea chromosome 16, fSolSol10.1, whole genome shotgun sequence contains these proteins:
- the kat2a gene encoding histone acetyltransferase KAT2A, producing MSDPASQALQPRLQQTQSTGSGGSSTGSGTGNSDPARPGLSQQQRASQKKAQVRAFPRAKKLEKLGVFSACKAIDTCKCNGWKNPNPPSATRMDLQQQAASLSEPCRSCGHALADHVSHLENVSEDEINRLLGMVVDVENLFMSVHKEEDTDTKQVYFYLFKLLRKCILQMSQPVVEGSLGSPPFEKPNIEQGVLNFVQYKFSHLAPKERQTMFELSKMFLLCLNYWKLETPTQYRQRTQKDDGTAYKVDYTRWLCYCHVPQSNDSLPRYETTQVFGRSLLKSIFTVTRRQLLEKFRVEKDKLLPEKRTLILTHFPKFLSMLEEEIYGDNSPIWEADFTMPASEGTQLGHQTVISPAAVSGSPALAKGLSSISSLGSMDSGGSEPITGEKRKLPEALTLEDAKRIRVMGDIPMELVNEVMMTITDPAAMLGPETNLLTPNAARDETARLEERRGIIEFHVIGNSLSQKSNKKILMWLVGLQNVFSHQLPRMPKEYITRLVFDPKHKTLALIKDGRVIGGICFRMFPTQGFTEIVFCAVTSNEQVKGYGTHLMNHLKEYHIKHSILFFLTYADEYAIGYFKKQGFSKEIKVPKSRYLGYIKDYEGATLMECELNPRIPYTELSHIIKRQKEIIKKLIERKQSQIRKVYPGLTCFKEGVRQIPVESIPGIRETGWKPSNKDKGKEVKDPDVLYNMLKNLLAQIKTHPDAWPFMEPVKKSEAPDYYEIIRFPIDLKTMTERLKNRYYVTKKLFIADLQRIITNCREYNPPDSEYCKSANTLEKFFYFKLKDGGLIDK